From the Pseudomonas sp. VD-NE ins genome, the window CAGTCATGTTTTTTCATCAGGTGCGGGGACATGTTCAACTCCCGCGATTGCCGTGCGCGGCGGCGGCAGCGACGCCACAGGGCGACACCGAAATACAGAAACAGCAAACCGACCGCCAGAATGATTGCCGAACCCGTTGGTGTGGCGTTCAAGTCGCCGAGCGCTGGTGGGCGCCCGAGCAGGCTGGCGGCCCCGGCCATCGCCAGCAGCACACCGAACGTCGCCAGAATGGCCGCGATCGCTGCGCCGAATCGAAAACGCCAGTTGCTTTGGCCTTTGGGCCGCAAGCGGCGTGCGTCAAATCCATCGGATAACTTCATTCCGACCTTCCTCAATGGGTATCGGCCCTTCGACCGGGAGTTGACCGGGTTGTTCCTGAGGCTATGGCATTTGCGGCAAATGAGAGGATTTTGCAGATGAGCGGCGCCGTGAGCCGCTCATCAGAGCCGATCAGATCAGGTCTTGCGTCAACGCCAGCGTGGCGAAATTGTCCGCCATTATCGCCATTTCGGCTTCCTGCACGACGGCGGCGCTGAGCACGCGGCCCTTGAACGGCAAGTCACGGGTGGCGCAGGCGTCTTCCACCAGGGTGCAACGGAAACCCAGGTTCTTCGCCGCACGCACGGTGGTGCTGACGCTGGAGTGGCTCATGAAACCGCAGACGATCAAGTCCAGCGAGCCAAGGTTTTGCAAGCGATCGAGCAACTCGGTGCCATGGAACGCGCTCGGCAGCAGTTTGCCGATAATGGTTTCATCGCCCTGCGGCTCGAGGCCGGGGATGAATTCGCCGCGTTCGCCCTGCGGGTCGAACAGGCCACCGACGGTGCCGAGATGACGCACGTGCACGATCGGCCGACCGGCTGCACGGGCTGCGGCAACCACTTGTTTGATGTTCGCGACGGCCGCGTCCATGCCGCTCAGGGCCAGCGGGCCACTGAGATATTCTTTCTGGGCATCGATGATGACCACGGTGGCATGGCTCAGTGTGGCCGCTGCGTAACCGCGACCGCTGAGTTGAAACATCGTTTTTGGAACGGACATTCTGGGGCTCCTTGGGGTGGGGCTTTTGCGACATTGTCCTCTGGCTGAGCGGTTCTGTGAATCGCTACCATCGTAGGCACCGTCGTTATTGGCCTGCAGCCTTGTCAAGTTACACGTTCTGTTCAATGGCCGATGCAAAAAACAGAAAACTCCTACTGTCGGCGCGATGTTTTTCCTGCGTCGTCGTCAGGCGTTTTGGCTGCTAGAATCGCCAGTCGTTTTTTCTGGAGTTTTGCCCCGTGATCACTTCCCGACTTCGTACCCTGCGCGACCACATTCGTTGGGCCGTCAGCCGCTTCCATGGGGAGGATCTGTTTTTCGGCCATGGCACCGACAATGCCTGGGATGAAGCGCGACAGCTGGTGCTGGGAGCTTTGCACCTGCCGTGGGAAATCGCCGACAGCTACCTCGATTGCGCGCTGGAAGACGACGAGCTGGTCAATTTGCAACGCCTGCTCAAGCGTCGCATCGAAGAGCGCATTCCCACCGCTTACCTGTTGGGTGAAGCCTGGTTCTGCGGCATGTCGTTCATTGTCGACGAGCGCGTGTTGATCCCGCGTTCGCCGATTGGCGAACTGATCGAAAACCGCTTTGCGCCGTGGATCGGCACCGAGCCGGCGCGGATTCTTGACCTGTGCACCGGTTCCGGTTGCATCGGTATCGCCTGCGCCTACGAGTTCCAGAACGCCGAAGTGGTGCTGGCCGATCTGTCGTTCGAGGCGCTGGAAGTGGCCAACCAGAACATCGAGCGGCATGGTGTCGATGAGCGCGTCTACACCGTCCAGGGCGATGGTTTTGACGGTTTGCCGGGTCAGCGTTTCGACCTGATTGTGTCGAACCCGCCATACGTGGATGCGGAAGACTTCGCTGACATGCCGGACGAGTATCAGCATGAGCCCGAGCTGGGCCTGGCGTGTGGCGATGATGGTCTGAACCTGGTTCGACGCATGCTTGCTGAAGCGGCCGATCATCTGACCGAGAAAGGCCTGCTGATCGTTGAAGTGGGCAACAGCCAGGTGCACGTTGACGCGTTGTACCCGGAAGTCGATTTCGCCTGGCTCGAATTCGAGCGCGGCGGGCATGGCGTGTTCATGCTGACGGCGGAGCAGTGCCGCAACCACCAGGCCCTATTCGCTTCCCGCGTCTAATCGAGACTGATCGTTCCCACGCTCTGCGTGGGAATGCCTCAATGGACGCTCTGCGTCCGCTGTTGGGACGCGGAGCGTCCCGGGCTGCATTCCCACGCGGAGCGTGGGAACGATCAAGCACAG encodes:
- a CDS encoding cysteine hydrolase family protein — its product is MSVPKTMFQLSGRGYAAATLSHATVVIIDAQKEYLSGPLALSGMDAAVANIKQVVAAARAAGRPIVHVRHLGTVGGLFDPQGERGEFIPGLEPQGDETIIGKLLPSAFHGTELLDRLQNLGSLDLIVCGFMSHSSVSTTVRAAKNLGFRCTLVEDACATRDLPFKGRVLSAAVVQEAEMAIMADNFATLALTQDLI
- the prmB gene encoding 50S ribosomal protein L3 N(5)-glutamine methyltransferase, producing MITSRLRTLRDHIRWAVSRFHGEDLFFGHGTDNAWDEARQLVLGALHLPWEIADSYLDCALEDDELVNLQRLLKRRIEERIPTAYLLGEAWFCGMSFIVDERVLIPRSPIGELIENRFAPWIGTEPARILDLCTGSGCIGIACAYEFQNAEVVLADLSFEALEVANQNIERHGVDERVYTVQGDGFDGLPGQRFDLIVSNPPYVDAEDFADMPDEYQHEPELGLACGDDGLNLVRRMLAEAADHLTEKGLLIVEVGNSQVHVDALYPEVDFAWLEFERGGHGVFMLTAEQCRNHQALFASRV